In Quercus robur chromosome 10, dhQueRobu3.1, whole genome shotgun sequence, a genomic segment contains:
- the LOC126702165 gene encoding ubiquitin-like modifier-activating enzyme 5 encodes MEVELKEMLHDLESLKQSLPDPSHRASIDKLRLRVEQLTSLEKSGPARRLKVKDMSAEVVDSNPYSRLMALQRMGIVENYERIREFSVAIVGIGGVGSVAAEMLTRCGIGRLLLYDYDKVELANMNRLFFRPEQVNMTKTDAAVQTLSDINPDVILESYTMNITTVQGFETFVSSLKNKSFRPNKEGSGVDLVLSCVDNYEARMAVNQACNEMNQTWMESGVSEDAVSGHIQLLIPGETACFACAPPLVVASGIDERTLKREGVCAASLPTTMGVVAGLLVQNTLKFLLNFGQVSPYLGYNSLKDYFPTMEMKPNPQCSNVACLERQKDYIVAKPARDVALKAKMEAEALLVPECPLHADNEWSISVVDDSGLDGMDAASSDTLPEGLVRELPSADKAQELPTSEAPLTSNDDLEDLRRQLEALNS; translated from the exons TTACGGCTGCGAGTAGAACAACTTACAAGTCTGGAAAAGTCAGGACCTGCTCGGCGTTTAAAAGTCAAG GATATGAGTGCAGAGGTTGTAGATAGCAATCCTTATAGTAGGCTAATGGCTCTTCAAAGGATGGGTATTGTGGAGAACTATGAAAGAATACGAGAGTTCTCGGTTGCCATTGTT GGAATAGGTGGTGTAGGGAGTGTTGCAGCTGAGATGCTAACAAGGTGTGGCATAGGTCGCCTTTTGTTATATGATTATGACAAAGTGGAGTTAGCAAACATGAATAGGTTATTCTTTCGTCCAGAACAG GTTAATATGACAAAGACAGATGCTGCTGTACAGACCCTCTCAGACATAAATCCTGATGTCATCCTTGAG AGCTATACAATGAACATCACCACAGTACAAGGTTTTGAAACGTTTGTGTCAAGTTTGAAAAACAAGTCATTTCGCCCAAATAAAGAAGGTAGTGGAGTGGATTTGGTCTTAAGCTGTGTGGATAATTATGAAGCAAGGATGGCTGTTAATCAG GCTTGCAATGAAATGAATCAGACATGGATGGAGTCAG GTGTATCTGAGGATGCTGTTTCAGGTCATATTCAGTTGTTGATACCTGGTGAAACAGCCTGTTTTGCATGTGCACCTCCTTTG GTTGTGGCATCTGGAATAGATGAACGGACACTGAAGCGTGAAGGTGTTTGTGCTGCATCTTTACCTACCACCATG GGAGTTGTTGCTGGGCTTCTTGTCCAGAACACCCTTAAATTCTTGCTAAATTTTGGACAGGTTTCCCCATACTTG GGATATAATTCTCTTAAAGACTATTTCCCAACCATGGAAATGAAGCCAAACCCTCAGTGTTCAAATGTAGCTTGTCTAGAACGACAG AAAGACTACATTGTTGCAAAGCCAGCTAGGGATGTTGCACTTAAAGCAAAGatggaagctgaagctttgtTGGTTCCAGAATGCCCACTTCATGCTGACAATGAATGGAGCATAAG TGTCGTTGATGATAGTGGGCTGGATGGCATGGATGCAGCTAGTTCtg ATACTCTCCCGGAAGGTCTTGTCCGAGAGCTCCCAAGTGCAGACAAGGCTCAAGAACTGCCGACTTCTGAAGCTCCACTTACGTCTAATGATGACTTAGAAGATCTTAGGAGGCAACTTGAAGCTCTCAATTCTTGA
- the LOC126703241 gene encoding uncharacterized protein LOC126703241, which produces MNSRELALVSTATVFGALASAFALRFFLNPKKKHFPKTHNGVVSANCSPPNPFDPSKRKEYLSWDDYFMAIAFLSAERSKDPNRQVGACLVSQNGIILGIGYNGFPRGCSDDRLPWAKKSKSGDPLETKYPYVCHAEVNAILNTNHASAAGQRLYVTMFPCNECAKIIIQAGVSEVIYFVEKRLSDSNIAYIASQKLLSMAGVKVRKHQPHMNQILIRFEEP; this is translated from the exons ATGAACTCTCGGGAGCTCGCTCTGGTCTCTACGGCCACCGTGTTCGGCGCTTTAGCCTCTGCTTTTGCTCTCCGTTTCTTCCTAAACCCTAAAAAGAAGCACTTTCCCAAAACTCACAACGGCGTCGTTTCCGCCAATTGCTCTCCTCCCAACCCATTTGATCCCTCCAAACGCAAAGa ATATTTGTCATGGGATGATTATTTTATGGCAATTGCGTTTTTATCAGCTGAAAGATCCAAAGACCCTAACAGGCAG GTTGGTGCATGCTTAGTGAGTCAAAATGGTATAATTCTTG GGATTGGCTATAATGGATTTCCTAGAGGCTGTTCTGATGACAGGCTTCCTTGGGCAAAG AAATCCAAAAGCGGGGATCCTTTAGAGACAAAGTATCC TTATGTTTGTCATGCTGAAGTCAATGCTATCCTAAACACAAATCACGCTTCTGCCGCTGGGCAG AGGCTTTATGTGACCATGTTCCCTTGCAATGAATGTGCCAAAATAATCATTCAG GCAGGTGTGTCTGAAGTTATATATTTTGTAGAGAAGAGGTTAAGTGATTCCAACATTGCATATATTGCATCTCAGAAACTACTATCAATGGCTGGTGTAAAA GTAAGGAAACATCAGCCACATATGAATCAAATTTTAATCAGGTTTGAGGAGCCCTAG